CGAGCAGCAGGGGAAATCTGGTGCTCCCACTTTAACCCCCCAGCGCTGCTGCCCGACCCCCTCCCCGCTGCTCTCCCCACCGGCTACCTCCCCAACTCTAAACCCAGGCTTCCGCAGCGGCCTGCAGCCTCTCCTGCTCTGCGGCGGTCAGTCACGAAAAGCAAAGAGGCGATTTCTCCGCGCTGGGCTCCGCCGGCGACAGCAGCCGCCAGCTTTCCCGTCTCACGCGTGTCGGGTCGCCTCCCCGCAGGACGGCGACGGGACACGCAGCCGCCCCGCAACCAAACGCGCCGCACACTCACCCAGGTCATCCATGGCTCCCGCGCTGGGCTGGGCAGGATCAGGCGGGCCGGTGTTGGGGGGCGGCTGTCCGAGGCGCTGTTTTCTGCGGTTGGAGCCCCGTGTCGCTGCGCGTCTTCAGGCGCAGAAGTTTCTCTAAGTGCTGGGGACGCGCAGCACGCTGCCGAGGCGGGGGCGGGGACGCGCGGCTCGTCACCGCCAGCTCCAGCTAAAGTAACTCATGGATGGGGGGGCACTGCTGCAAAAGCAAACGTGGGGGATAGCTGGAACAGTACGAGGGACCTCTAGCGGGGCAAATCTAACAATATGGACATGCACTAGAAGGAGGGTTACATAAAACAACAGTGTCCgtgtttctttctctgaaaatgCATGTTACgcacacaccccccccccaccgcagCCCATTAACCATATTTTCTGTTTGCAAAGATACTTATGCGTGTATCACAATCACGATTTACGGTGCAAAGCAGTTCTGATGCCTCTGCTGGGTTGCAGCGTCTTTAGTTGCGCCTCAAAATAGAAGAGCGCAGCCAGCGCGGCAGGGTGGGTTAGTGTCACGGGTGACCCAACAGTGGCTGTGAGGGGCAGAAGCGCCAGGGCCCAGCTGTCAACACTGAAGCATGAAAATAGGGGAGACGTTTAAAGGAAACCGTTGGGGCGGGGTGGTGAAATGGGCAAACACGAAGTGACCTGAACAATCCTCTGTTTGTTGCATGTATGTGCTGGACgttcaacacccccccccccaaaaaaaaaggtGCTCAAATATCAAATGTGTCGTTACTGGTATTTTAGgtatttattggtttgtttacACCAATGCCTTTCTCTGGGGCGACTAAGAAGAGCTGGATGTTAAATCTTGTAGAatggtattaaaaaataaaattaaaataaaacaaaagtaataatTAAGAGCAGTGGAAAACATCACAATGGACAGCAAGACCACTCAGCGTTgagaacaaaccaacaaaatccCATATTGTCCCAGGCAGCGCTGCAggggctctgtgctgtgcaggTGATCACAGTTGCAAGCTGTAAAGCAGAGAGAAGCAGCATACAGGTACAGACTGTGAGCTAGAGCTGTAGGACAGCACTTCTCAGCCCAGAGCCCCACTGTCctactgcttttttatttaatagagCTAATCAattgctttaatttgactttttaaatagtttaactTAGCTTTTGAGAATCCATGTGCCTTACATCATGTCATATTCCCCCCCATGGtttgaaaatgattaaaaagctCAGCTAAAAGTTTGATTTTGTAATCACAGGGCTAGAACAGAGAAGAGCAGGACAAcagggtccccaggaccagggctgggagtCACTGCAGAAGAAGCCCTGCATGCACTaaaaaagtatgtattttttttagaaTTGTTAAGTCCAGAAATGAGAACTCAGAAGTCCACAGCCCTCAGCTTCCTCTCCTCCTTCTCACTGAGTGGCTCCTGCGCCAGGATCTTGTCATGCAGGCGCTGGTGCTTGCCAATGCCCAGCTTGGGCAGTCCACGGTTCAGGCCCTCCAGTAGCACACATGCCTTGCACAGCTTCTGGCTGGAGATGTAGCCGCAGCGTGTGCAGTTGCCCTGCACTGGCATGCGCACGCCAACCCCCACGCACAGGTTCTCCCCCGAGTGGATGACGTCCACGATGGAGCTGGGCCGCACCGCCTCCAGGTCCTTGAGGAAGGCGCGGGCGTGGCCCCTGTAAGCATTGGGAGAGTAGATACACTCGGTGGAGAAGTAGTCCAGCTTGTTGAAGTAGGCGTACAGCACGATCTCCTTCTCGTAGGCGTACTTCAACGGCTTGCAGCGGGGGATGACTCCTccatcccccaccccctcctcacCCCCGCCGCCCGTCATGATGGCGGTGCAGCGACGCAGACGGGCGATGTCACCACGCAGCACGTTCATCAGCACCGTCTCTGCAACGTCATCCGCGTTGTGACCTGTGTGGGGGAAGGGGGCAGGGTTAGACAGAAGCAAGTGAGTTTATAAATAGTAATCTACTTCCTCGGTGAGGGGGGGGCTGACTTAGCCTCTTCCACCCTTGCCCACACCACCCCCTTCAGTGCACCTGTGCAGATCTTGTCCACCTTGAGCATCATGGCACCGCGGTCCAGCGCCTGTCGGCGGAACACCCCGCAGAAGGTGCAGTTGTTCTTCCGCCCCACCTGGCGCACAATGTCATCCATGGTCCAGCCGTACAGCTGCTGGTAGGACACCACCTCCAGGGGCAAGCTGTACTGCTGCTGGTTCCTCCGCACCGTCTCCAGGGAGTCATCGCGGTAACCGGTGATGCCCTCGTCCACAGAGAGCAGCACCAGCTCCAGGCCGTAGCTGTAGCGCTCATTCAGCACCTTCATCACATGCGCCAGGACGGTCGAGTCCTTGCCCCCCGAGGCGCCGATGCCCACCCGCTCGCCAGGTCGGAAAAGCCGGGCCGACAACACGGTCTGGTGCACCTCCTCCTCGAAGGCCCAGAAGAAGCAGGCCCGGCACAGGGAGTGGCCTGTCTTGGGTCGCTTCAGCACCGCCGGCCTCCCTTCACAACCGCTGCACACCACCGgcatgctgagagagagagagaatgagtgctGCAGCCCTGACACCCACAATCCAACCACCCGGGGCTGCGTGCAGTGTGCAAATTCAGTCAGCCTGTGTCCATCTGGCAAGCAAGCAgttagacagatagacagaagtttataaatatatttttggttcttatacatttgtataataGTCTGCCatctgctgtaaaaaaaaaaaaagtgaaagatGGTAAAACCCCAAGGAACGATCTAATTTTGAAGAAGTTATGTTTGTACAGACTAACTCATTTTAGTCACGTTtgtctatttgtattattgttccaATAAGTTTGTTTGTCTATAtatatgtgagagagagataaaaaGGCTTATTCAATTGTCAAAAATTAAGCATCTGGAAATTAGCAATGAAcgaatacatgactaaacgtacGAGGCTCTTCAGACAGTGCCAGGGGGACAAAATGCCAACACGGGATTTTAAAGCCCACACTGCGTTTATTCACTTGACAGTAAAGACGCAATTAACAAAAACGTCTTTCGTTAGTAATCGCGTCTTTAAGAGGTAATTATGTACCTATATAGTCTATTCCACATGTCTCTGTTCAGGCGTGTTGGGactgcgtgtctgtgtggcacAGAAATAATATGATCGCAGGCGCTTTGTAGTGCCACACTTTGTATAAAAATATCAAAGCAAACTAAGCGCTTCTTAGAAACATGCATCAGACGTGAACACCTGACTGGCGGGTTGCGAAtttgaaataataacaataataatagcaaatacCGGTTTACCTGAATATCAATGTAATCTAATCCAAACTGTGCTGAATTTCAACTAACTTCTCAGGCTCCCACTTCCCATGATCGCATTGTTACACCGGGCGCAGACATTTTGGATACGTGACGTCGACTGCACTTCCTTTTCCGatctttcaaaaaaaaaaaaaaaaaaaaagaaccgtAGAAATCTAACATTCGCAGAGGACTTTCCTGTGCGTGACAATGAGATTTCAGTCCGCCATCTTGGGTGAGAATAAACTCCGGTCCTGCACGTGTGTAACCAACGAGCTCACAGATCGTATAGATAGTGTCTTTGGGTAAATCACTGCTGGGACGCCGAGCGGCAGGTCACAGGTCTTGCACGGCACACACGCACATTTTCCGAACTGCAATTCCCGGCATGCAATTGACAGACGGGTTCAGCTTCCTATTTGGTCTGTCCCTGAGCTCTTCAGCACTGAGACCCAGACCCAGACACGACTGTTTCCAAGAACTAGGACGTACGTCATGCAGTACATGTGCAGCATAGCAAATTAATAAGGTATGTTAGCGCATGATATACTGTCTTACTTTGGGCCGTGGTCTTCAACTCTAAATGTATGTAACCGGTTGCGTAAGTAAGGTCAACcaaaacagcacagcacagtgcagtcaaCTACATTATTACATAGCAGTGACTCTGAAGTCTGTCACACTGCCAGTAACAGTGGGTGACTGTATGTCGATATATAATTCTATCTACATGCACGATTGCTCGCGTTAACACCAGCAGCTGTGTAATCTATTGCGCAGGCGCAGTCCCTTGCTTGTTTATTATAAATCGGTCAAGAGTAGTCTAGCGTGTGAAAAGCGGTTGAACGAGTCCTTGCTTTCGCCACCTGCCTCTCAGTGAGATCCTACCATCCCACTCTCAGTACTCGTCTCAGCATCTGGAGGCCCCCCAACGTCTTGGTactactgtgtgtgtggtgtgttggGTGCCAGCAGTCATTATAATCCAATTATCTAATTATGGAGCTGGAAGAACCCAACAGCGCCAGGGCTTGTGAGAGGCAGTATTTTTTGTGTGCCACCAGATTGTGCCCCTTATGATGGGTAAGGCTGCCCTCTGAACGCTGCTGCTCGCCAGTACCCGGGGTGTCTCACACTGACATATGTGACGACAGTGGCAGGCAGCAGTGTCCCCGTGTATCTGCTGGCTGGCTCTCAATCTCAATGGGGGTGTTGTCAGCTCCTCACCTGAAATGTGTGTCTTGATCTAAATCTTGtccatgtgtctgtgtctctgcctctctcggTCTGCGCTGTAGATGAGGCTCCCACCTTGGCCGCGAGTGACAAGTGGGGGTATCTCCAGCCTCCACCCTTGCCTGGCCTCACCCCACCGTCTCTGCAGCTCCTCTTCTGTGGCACCGCCCCCCCCGCTGAACTTTGTCCCGGCCAGTGGCCCCCCCGCCTCGGCCGCACTGGAGAGCCTGCAGGCCTTCGTGGGCCAGTCCCGTCAACTCCTGGTCCTCACTGGCGCCGGGCTGTCCACCGAATCAGGGATCCCGGACTACCGCTCAGAGACGGTGGGCCTGTACGCACGCACCGACCGCCGGCCTGTCCAGCACGCCGATTTCCTGCGCAGTCAGGCGGCCCGGCAGCGGTACTGGGCCCGGAACTTCACAGGCTGGCCCCAGTTCTCAGTGCACCGGCCCAATGCGGCCCACCTGGCGCTGAGCAGCTGGGAACGGCAGGGGCGGCTGCACTGGCTGGTGACTCAGAACGTGGACGCGCTGCACTCCCGGGCCGGGCAGCGGAGGCTCACGGAGCTGCACGGCTGCGCACACAGGTGGGAAAGAGGGAtcgagattgagagagagaggggacgaAGGGAGAGGGATGAGAAACATTTCTCACAGCCTCATAGCAGCTGCATTATGCTTCCAGACACACGCATGTTCACATCCCTGCCTGGGTCTGTCGGTCTGTCCTCTGCAGGGTGGTATGTCTGGGCTGCGGACTGCTCTCCCCGCGAGAGGCCCTGCAGACCCGGATGGCGGCGTTGAACCCGGGCTGGGCGGCAGAGGCGGGAGTGGTGGCGCCAGATGGGGACGTGCTCCTGCGGGACGAGGAGGTGCGCAGCTTCTGTGTGCCGGGCTgcgaggcctgcggcggcatgCTCAAGCCCCACGTAACGTTTTTCGGTGACACCGTGGACCGCAACACTGTGGAGCTGGTCCACCAGAGGCTGGCCGAGTCTGATGCCATCCTGGTGGCTGGGTCCTCGCTGCAGGTGTGAGGGGGGAAACGGGTCGGGCCGGTGGGGGAAAGGAGGGGTTTCTGTAGTGGGGGAGCCCCAGTGTCTGGTGGTTTTCATCTTACTTGAACACGCTAAATCACCTGTTCCTGGACTTACTATAACCAGTTAACTTTTAATTCAAAGTTAATGGTCTTAATAGAGCCAGTTAATAGAATCGACTCTCCCTGCTTCTATCAGCTGGATTCCCAGGACTGGAGGCCTGGTGGCAGTGCTTCCTCAGCCCTGGGCCTCTGATTGTAAAAACAGGTTGGGAAAGGAGGTGTATGCTCAGTTGTCTTGACAGTGTGCTTGTCCATCTGTATCCTGGCTCCTCAGGTGTACTCTGGCTACAGGTTCCTGCTTGCAGCCAGTGAAGCCAAAATCCCCATCGCCATCCTCAACATCGGCCCCACCAGGGCAGACCACCTGGCCGCCGTGAGGGTCAGCGGCCGCTGCGGGGAGGTGCTGCCTACTCTCCTGCCCCTTTGACCCGAGCACAGACACAGCCGCCCACCTGCAATCCCCCTGACAGACAGCAGCGCAGAAAGGACAGACAGTTGCACTTTGGAGAGCAGTTCAGTGACTTTGCCCCATCTCACTGAGTGTCACCCAGGCCCCTCCTATTTGAGACGGTTTTAACACTAATACACTTGTATATTTgcaataaaatagtttttatttttgtaccgaGTGGTGAGCATTTCTCTCTATCGCTTCCTAAACCAGCAGCGTCACATTTTGCAGTGACTTCACAGGGGCGTGGGGAAGGTGGGAGACGCTATAAATGAAATCATGCAAACACGTTCACTCCGTTTATGTTGTGTATCATCATTTTAATTGAAGTTATAGAAGTAAGTAGGAAactataaaataaagttttcttGTGTAGGGAAACAACCTGGGAAGCTCCGAGAGCCAGGAGCTGTGGTATCCTGCCGCTGAAATATGGGTCACAGCACAGGACACACGCTGTGCAGAATCACCATTGCAGACTGGCCAAGTTAAACTGAGTCCCCCCCCTCCTTTGGACTCTGGCCACCGCAGGTCAGACTCCTGGCTTCACTAACAACCAACAGAGTTCATTTTGCAGTCAATTGTCAGGTGAGTTACTGTAGAGCAGCTGGAATCCCCCAATACACCTCACCTCTTTGCACTTCATTCGAGTCTTTGGTTTTaagataaaatatgaataatattacTTCTAGCCATTGTCCAGCAGTTACACATGTTGCAGGTGGACTGAGCGCTAACAGATACTAATACAGGGCACCAATACACCTGACTATACATTTCATTTCCATGTCAATtttccaaaaacatttttttttattatttggctaaaaaataatcttacaaaataatacacaatTTAAGAGAAAACAATTTGGTACATAACAGTAGAACGTTTGCTAGCCTAACAGTATAGTTTGGTAAAACTTTTTTGCATAGAAGTACATTTCTAAAGTGTCAGAGAGCGCCCTCTCAGTACATAGTGGAGTTTTCAAAAGCAGAAAGTCATAAGACAGACAAAGTGTGggagagtcagagagagaacACGAAAATCAGCAGGAAATgaaggagggagagggtgaGACACAGATGGTttcaagagggagagggagagcagtTAGGAGTTGCAAACCCAGAGCCCTCACTGTCGCTGTCGCTGTAGCTGCAGCGGGGGGAGTCGGGGCCCGGGGGGCAGGGGCTCTGGGCATTCCGGAACTTGGAGAGCAGCGCCGTATTGAAGGCGGAGGCGGGGGAGCTGTCCTGGCCCCGGATTGGACGTCTCCTGCTGGGTGTGGCCACGGGAGTGCCGCCTGGAGATCTGAATGCAAGCAGAACAAAATGATCAAATTTGATTGAAAAGATTCAGACCCACTGTACTTTCATTGCTGACCCTAATCTAGAATCAGTGAGAAACTGGCAACAATAGAGTAAtcggttttttttttataatccaTTTACAGGATTTTGTGCTCTTATTCAATTGACTTCcctgatgtgtttatttttacaggACCAAGTCATCCCGCTGACACGTGGTCTCAGCAGAGTGCtgcacaggaaaaaaacaaaccattgGGTCCCGTCCAGTTCATTATGTAACGGGCCTTTGTACCCGGCCTACCTCAGAGTGGGTTATGAGCTCATTCTGCTGGCATGCAAATTCACAACATGCGTAGCGGTAAAAAAAACTAccgccaagaaaaaaaaaaaaaaaaaaaaacagcacatgaAAAATGCTGTTTTTCAAAGGTATTCTCAGTTCAATGTGGCAAAGAGATGGGGGGTGGGGATAAAATCAACAAATAACATAGAAAACAACTGGGTCTTTGTTATTTGGTCCAAGTCACTATTTGCCCATTTCCAGCACAAACATACTGCTTCACAATCTGAATCAGGCCTGCATAGGTGcgcaactgatttttttttttaaaagccacACAAgatgtagatagatagataaatagagcAATAAATAGAAATGGGCAGAGacactaatttatttaaatcagaTACGTTCCTGGAAGAATTCAAGATTGGCTACAAGTGGGTTGCCAGTGGGTGCCAGTGAAGTGGGTTGAGCCTGGGTACATTACATCAGTTGGTCACCGCCCTGCCCAAAACATCAAACTCCTCCCTTCACACAGGGGTGCACATTAATTGTAATTTCTCCCTGCATGTAGTGTGGCACTGTACCTCACGATCCCAGTCGCCTTCAGCCTGGACAGGGGGTCACAGGCCAACAACTCCTGCTGGATGTTGAGGGGAGGGACAGAGACGCAGGGGCTGTGAGAATCTGCCCAGCTGCAGAAGATGCAGGACAGATGTTCAGTACAAGCCAAACACACAAGCCAGTTAGTAGTTAGTAAATAAGTaagtaaaaaatacatacaattaaatattgtataaatatactgtatgtagCTGGTAAAGAATGCAACTCTTgcaataatttaaaacagaacCCAGCAGAACAGCTGCTCTTCATATGCAacaagtaaattaattaataaatacatatccaGTACATCTGCTCTAATGTTGGATTACAAACAGATCATTAACACAAGAGCACAGCGAGGCCTTCAGACAGCACACCACACAGAAACTATACTACAACCACAGGAACATAAACaagatactgttttattgtgtatagtattttacattttcatataaaaacaattcaaatttttaatacttgtgattaaaaacttttaaaatcaattcttaaaatcacttaaaaaaaattaaatctttgtgatttaacaaaaaacaaaataattaacttcaaataaacatgtgcacaaaacaacaaaacaaacgtgattaaagcaaaactgctcaccaacataaaagtcaaatacattgaaaataactgaaaatgcattggacaaaataaagaaacaattaaaaaggtaaaaataaaaaacaaacaaaaaaggtccaatgcatttaaaattaaatccaaaacggacaatgtatttgacaaaagaatataacaaaactaaaccaaaaaacccctaaacaattagtgatttaaaaacaactaaatctttaaaaacagttaagttaatactattttattggatttagtattttcttttcatcaataaaaacaattcgatttttaatacttatgattaaaaacattgacatatcaatccttaaaatcacttaaaaattttaaaatctttgtgattttaacaaaactaaaacaattaactttaaaataaacgtgctcaaatcaaataaacaaaacgtgataaaagcaaaaaattgcacaccaacaaaagagtcagatacattgaaaataactgaaaatgcattagacaaaataaaaaaacaattaaaaaggaaaaaataaaaaacaaacaaaaaaagtccaatgcattttaaattaaacccaaaacggtcaatgtatctgacaacaaaatataacaaaactataccagaaaccctaaacaattgtgatttaaaaacaactaagtctttaaaaacaattaagatttgttatttaaaatcttcttttaaaaacaatcattcataaaatctttaaaagatctttaaaagatcttggactcgggctccagcagggggaactaaccgtccccggaggtgggtcccatcatgggatcctgagctcccccagatcttgtata
This sequence is a window from Amia ocellicauda isolate fAmiCal2 chromosome 17, fAmiCal2.hap1, whole genome shotgun sequence. Protein-coding genes within it:
- the ctu1 gene encoding cytoplasmic tRNA 2-thiolation protein 1, which encodes MPVVCSGCEGRPAVLKRPKTGHSLCRACFFWAFEEEVHQTVLSARLFRPGERVGIGASGGKDSTVLAHVMKVLNERYSYGLELVLLSVDEGITGYRDDSLETVRRNQQQYSLPLEVVSYQQLYGWTMDDIVRQVGRKNNCTFCGVFRRQALDRGAMMLKVDKICTGHNADDVAETVLMNVLRGDIARLRRCTAIMTGGGGEEGVGDGGVIPRCKPLKYAYEKEIVLYAYFNKLDYFSTECIYSPNAYRGHARAFLKDLEAVRPSSIVDVIHSGENLCVGVGVRMPVQGNCTRCGYISSQKLCKACVLLEGLNRGLPKLGIGKHQRLHDKILAQEPLSEKEERKLRAVDF
- the sirt4 gene encoding NAD-dependent protein lipoamidase sirtuin-4, mitochondrial; its protein translation is MRLPPWPRVTSGGISSLHPCLASPHRLCSSSSVAPPPPLNFVPASGPPASAALESLQAFVGQSRQLLVLTGAGLSTESGIPDYRSETVGLYARTDRRPVQHADFLRSQAARQRYWARNFTGWPQFSVHRPNAAHLALSSWERQGRLHWLVTQNVDALHSRAGQRRLTELHGCAHRVVCLGCGLLSPREALQTRMAALNPGWAAEAGVVAPDGDVLLRDEEVRSFCVPGCEACGGMLKPHVTFFGDTVDRNTVELVHQRLAESDAILVAGSSLQVYSGYRFLLAASEAKIPIAILNIGPTRADHLAAVRVSGRCGEVLPTLLPL